One stretch of Tepidibacter hydrothermalis DNA includes these proteins:
- a CDS encoding nucleoid-associated protein has protein sequence MIIHKFIIHVLDKNSDMPVLNDFEGIMTKEIEDLLQKHTKKVLRDDDLKKATFNENENILKDLCEKIIYDPNTFVDNSKEIAQHIFDKMKVDSTTESCDLAICLYSIKEDTYVEILPLEYKKSYTHSIEVVEERLKINLVPHEVGLLSSSQKIKAAAIVGLSGVNDEYHIEILDKKAAKSAYKDESFFVKKLFNCTVVFDDKDKTKIFRDSTEKWIANSFYDDIETARVMRENVLYTLKEKEAVDIDEFIEKTVDDDDLKYGFKEQMFEDGIEESTFNIDKKWVEKKLKKRSIKTDTGFEIKGSMDEFDDYLKYQMKKNADGSVDIVIKNVKFYEEK, from the coding sequence ATGATAATACACAAGTTTATAATACATGTATTAGATAAAAATTCTGATATGCCAGTTTTAAACGATTTTGAAGGTATAATGACAAAGGAAATAGAAGACCTTTTACAAAAACATACTAAAAAGGTATTAAGAGATGATGATTTAAAAAAAGCTACATTCAATGAAAATGAGAATATACTAAAAGATTTATGTGAAAAAATAATATATGATCCTAATACATTCGTAGATAATTCAAAGGAAATTGCACAACATATATTCGATAAGATGAAGGTAGATTCAACTACGGAATCGTGTGATTTAGCTATATGCTTATATTCTATAAAAGAAGATACTTATGTTGAAATACTTCCTCTTGAATATAAAAAGTCATATACTCACTCGATAGAAGTAGTAGAAGAAAGATTAAAAATAAATTTAGTTCCTCACGAGGTTGGTCTTTTAAGTTCTTCTCAGAAGATAAAGGCAGCTGCAATAGTAGGGTTAAGTGGAGTTAATGATGAATATCATATAGAAATTCTAGATAAAAAAGCTGCAAAATCAGCTTACAAAGATGAAAGTTTCTTTGTAAAAAAATTATTCAACTGTACTGTTGTATTTGATGATAAAGATAAAACTAAGATATTTAGAGATTCAACTGAAAAATGGATAGCAAATAGTTTTTATGATGATATAGAAACTGCTAGAGTTATGAGAGAAAATGTACTTTATACATTAAAAGAAAAAGAAGCAGTTGATATAGATGAATTCATAGAAAAAACAGTAGATGATGATGATTTAAAGTATGGATTTAAAGAGCAGATGTTTGAAGATGGAATAGAAGAGAGTACATTTAATATAGATAAGAAATGGGTTGAGAAAAAGCTTAAGAAGAGGAGCATAAAGACTGATACAGGATTTGAGATAAAAGGGAGTATGGATGAGTTTGATGATTACCTTAAGTATCAAATGAAAAAGAATGCTGATGGAAGTGTTGATATAGTTATAAAAAATGTAAAATTCTATGAAGAAAAATAA
- the ytvI gene encoding sporulation integral membrane protein YtvI → MFDKCFIQNVKKLFVFTLIYTLIFIVFSMTISYTYPFILAFTIAVLIKPCTDYLYEKIHLKKGISAILLSAFIFIVMSLVCTFIIFNVKIESKDILNSIDDFNELYNNVGNQMNKLNIFYEKFDPQIVKTVQTQISSNIHNIFEGVLNIINKGIQMLIGVPLLLVVAFVVLFSLYFFDKDMEKMKNKFLSFFCDDGKEKAIKMLTEMNHMMFGYLKAYIILVGITFVCTLIGFWILKIRYTLIISVLVAILDIIPVLGIGFIYIPMVIFYIVKKQYFIGIGIMALFIIITIMIELIEPKVISESVGIHPMTALAIIFIGLASYGVLGMLYLMFYVVLYRIFKKVNII, encoded by the coding sequence ATGTTTGATAAATGTTTTATTCAAAATGTTAAAAAATTATTTGTTTTTACGCTTATATATACACTGATATTTATTGTATTTTCAATGACAATATCGTATACATATCCGTTTATTTTGGCATTTACAATTGCTGTACTTATAAAGCCGTGTACAGATTACTTATATGAAAAAATTCACTTAAAAAAAGGTATATCTGCCATATTGTTGTCAGCATTTATATTTATAGTTATGTCATTAGTTTGTACTTTTATAATATTTAATGTAAAAATAGAGTCTAAAGATATACTGAACTCTATAGATGATTTTAATGAACTGTACAATAATGTAGGAAATCAAATGAATAAGTTGAATATATTTTATGAAAAGTTTGATCCACAGATAGTAAAAACTGTTCAAACACAGATTTCTTCTAACATACATAATATATTTGAAGGTGTTCTAAATATTATAAATAAAGGTATTCAAATGCTAATAGGAGTTCCTTTGCTACTTGTAGTTGCATTTGTTGTATTATTTAGTTTGTATTTCTTTGACAAGGATATGGAAAAAATGAAAAATAAGTTTTTATCATTTTTTTGCGATGATGGAAAAGAAAAGGCTATTAAAATGTTAACTGAGATGAATCATATGATGTTTGGATATTTAAAGGCATATATAATATTAGTGGGTATAACTTTTGTATGTACTTTAATAGGATTTTGGATATTAAAAATAAGGTATACATTGATTATAAGTGTTTTAGTTGCTATTTTAGATATTATACCTGTCCTTGGAATTGGTTTTATATATATACCTATGGTTATATTTTATATTGTGAAAAAGCAGTACTTTATAGGTATAGGTATAATGGCTTTGTTTATTATAATAACTATTATGATAGAATTAATAGAGCCAAAAGTCATATCGGAATCAGTTGGAATACATCCAATGACAGCTCTAGCTATAATATTTATTGGACTTGCATCATATGGTGTACTTGGTATGCTTTATTTAATGTTTTATGTTGTACTCTATAGAATATTTAAAAAGGTAAATATAATATGA
- a CDS encoding O-acetylhomoserine aminocarboxypropyltransferase/cysteine synthase family protein, with the protein MKEKKFNFETLCVQGGYNPKPGEPRILPIIQSTTYQYEDADHVAALFDLKEEGHMYSRISNPTVAAFEEKIALLEGGIGAVAVSSGQSATALAILNICTNGDHILASSTLYGGTFTLISSTLKKFGIEVTFVNPDLSKEEILKYAKENTKLVFGESIGNPGLNILDFDKFSQIAKTIKVPFIVDNTLITPYLLKPIELGANIVVHSATKYLDGHASSVGGVIIDGGNFDWTGGKFDELVLPDPTYNGISYVEKFKNLAYITKLRVQLLRDLGNCLSPFNSFLFNLGVETLHLRMERHSENALKLATFLEKHKNVKWVNYPYLKNSKTYDNAQKYLKKGASGILTFGIKGGINNAKSFIKNLKLTSLVVHVADTRTSVLHPASTTHRQLSEKDQLNAGVTPDLIRVSVGIESIDDIIKDFDNALKNI; encoded by the coding sequence ATGAAAGAAAAAAAATTTAATTTTGAAACACTCTGCGTACAAGGAGGATACAACCCCAAACCAGGAGAGCCTAGAATACTGCCCATAATACAAAGTACAACATACCAGTATGAAGATGCAGATCATGTTGCAGCTTTATTTGATTTAAAAGAAGAAGGTCATATGTATTCTAGAATAAGCAATCCAACTGTTGCTGCATTTGAAGAAAAAATAGCGCTTTTAGAAGGTGGCATTGGAGCAGTTGCTGTATCGTCTGGCCAAAGTGCTACAGCTTTAGCTATTTTAAATATATGTACAAACGGAGATCACATTTTAGCTTCATCTACTTTATACGGCGGAACCTTTACTCTTATTTCTTCAACGCTTAAAAAATTTGGAATAGAAGTTACATTTGTTAATCCTGATTTATCTAAAGAGGAAATTCTAAAATATGCAAAAGAAAATACCAAATTAGTTTTTGGTGAAAGTATAGGAAATCCTGGACTTAATATTTTAGATTTTGATAAGTTTTCACAAATAGCCAAAACAATAAAAGTTCCTTTTATTGTAGACAATACTCTGATCACACCATACCTTCTAAAACCTATTGAACTTGGCGCTAATATAGTAGTTCATTCAGCTACTAAGTATCTAGATGGTCATGCGTCAAGTGTTGGAGGAGTAATTATAGATGGAGGAAATTTCGATTGGACTGGTGGTAAATTCGATGAATTAGTATTACCTGATCCAACCTATAATGGAATTAGCTATGTAGAAAAATTTAAAAATCTTGCTTATATAACCAAGCTTAGAGTTCAACTTCTTAGAGATTTAGGAAACTGTCTAAGTCCTTTTAACTCTTTTCTATTCAATCTGGGAGTTGAAACACTTCACCTTAGAATGGAAAGACATAGTGAGAATGCATTGAAGTTAGCTACCTTTTTGGAAAAGCACAAAAACGTAAAATGGGTTAACTATCCTTATCTTAAAAATAGTAAAACTTATGATAATGCACAAAAATATCTTAAAAAAGGAGCAAGCGGAATTTTAACTTTCGGCATTAAAGGTGGAATTAATAATGCTAAATCTTTTATTAAAAATCTAAAACTCACATCCCTAGTAGTTCATGTTGCAGACACTAGAACTAGTGTACTTCACCCTGCTAGTACTACTCATCGTCAACTAAGTGAGAAAGATCAGTTAAATGCAGGCGTTACACCTGATTTAATTAGAGTTTCAGTTGGAATTGAGAGTATTGATGATATAATAAAAGATTTTGATAATGCTTTAAAAAATATATAA
- the yfcE gene encoding phosphodiesterase, whose translation MKLGIISDTHGSLTYFDKALSYLDECEYILHAGDVLYHGPRNPLPDGYNPKELAVKINSLNNLIFASGNCDSDVDQMVIDHPIQTPFVFTKLGDLNVLICHGYRKSKEDIIKMAKEYNADILICGHTHVKELYKDEDLVVLNPGSTSLPKDGTHSIAILEDNSVKLIDLMTGDVLKEINIK comes from the coding sequence ATGAAATTAGGAATAATAAGCGATACTCATGGTAGCTTAACTTATTTTGATAAAGCTTTATCTTATTTAGATGAATGCGAGTATATACTACATGCAGGAGATGTATTATATCACGGGCCTAGAAACCCACTTCCTGATGGATATAATCCAAAAGAATTAGCAGTTAAAATCAATTCTTTAAATAATTTAATATTTGCCAGTGGAAATTGTGATTCTGATGTTGACCAAATGGTTATAGATCATCCTATTCAAACACCTTTTGTATTTACTAAGCTTGGTGATTTAAACGTGCTTATATGCCATGGCTATAGAAAGTCAAAAGAAGATATAATAAAGATGGCAAAAGAATATAACGCAGATATATTAATATGTGGTCACACACATGTAAAAGAACTTTACAAAGATGAGGATTTAGTAGTACTTAATCCAGGTAGTACATCACTTCCTAAGGATGGTACTCACTCAATAGCTATATTAGAAGATAATTCTGTAAAACTTATAGATTTAATGACTGGTGATGTTCTAAAGGAGATTAATATTAAATAA
- a CDS encoding DUF1294 domain-containing protein produces the protein MTYIQNFINTSVSQHLNNLGIYLIYYYIIINIYGFIMTGLDKRKARRRQFRTQELSFFVVSLLGGALGVVMGMTVFRHKTQKSKFYIGIPSIFLLNLVVSFFIYRYLI, from the coding sequence ATGACCTATATTCAAAATTTTATCAATACTAGTGTGAGCCAACATCTGAATAATTTAGGAATATATTTGATTTATTATTATATAATCATAAATATATACGGATTTATAATGACTGGTTTGGATAAAAGAAAAGCTAGAAGAAGACAGTTTAGAACACAAGAGCTCAGTTTTTTTGTTGTTTCACTTTTAGGAGGAGCTTTAGGAGTTGTTATGGGAATGACAGTTTTTAGACATAAAACGCAAAAGAGTAAGTTTTATATAGGTATTCCTTCTATATTTTTATTAAATTTAGTTGTTTCATTTTTTATATATAGATATTTGATTTAA
- a CDS encoding HlyC/CorC family transporter, with the protein MDPSSSWQFFILFILLGVSSFFSASETALMSLSKIKIRHMKEENVKDADVVSKLIENPNKLLGAILVGNNVVNIGASAIATSLFIGLFKENGAAIATAFMTILVLIFGEITPKSLAAQNSETVSLKVSKIISIVVVVLSPIVFIFNYVSKFIIKLFGGNPDAHQPFITEEELRTMVDVSHEEGVLEVEEKEMIQNVFEFGDLQAKDAMIQRTDVIGIDVEDTYEELVETFQDGHFSRMPIYEESIDDIIGILNVKDLAFVDKDKDTFDIRKYMRDPYYTFEFKKITELFQEMREEKVHMAIVLDEYGGTAGIITIEDLIEEIVGDIEDEYDEEDDEIKIINEDEYIIDGSTRINIVNETIGTNIESEEFESIGGVLIGELGRLPEEGESVEFDNIKFVVESLDKNRIKSIRLFTK; encoded by the coding sequence TTGGATCCGAGTAGTTCGTGGCAATTTTTTATATTATTTATATTATTAGGGGTATCTTCATTTTTTTCAGCTTCAGAAACAGCGTTAATGTCTTTAAGTAAGATTAAAATAAGACATATGAAGGAAGAAAATGTTAAAGATGCAGATGTTGTAAGTAAGTTAATTGAAAACCCAAATAAATTATTAGGAGCAATACTTGTTGGCAACAATGTTGTAAACATTGGAGCATCGGCAATTGCTACATCTTTATTTATAGGTCTATTTAAAGAAAATGGAGCAGCTATAGCAACTGCTTTTATGACGATATTAGTTCTTATATTTGGAGAGATAACGCCAAAGTCATTGGCTGCCCAAAATTCAGAAACTGTATCTTTGAAGGTCTCAAAAATTATATCTATAGTGGTTGTAGTATTGAGTCCTATAGTTTTTATATTTAATTATGTATCAAAATTCATAATAAAGCTCTTTGGAGGCAACCCAGATGCTCATCAACCGTTTATAACAGAGGAAGAACTTAGAACTATGGTTGATGTAAGTCATGAAGAAGGGGTTCTTGAAGTTGAAGAAAAAGAAATGATACAAAATGTTTTTGAATTTGGGGACTTGCAGGCAAAGGATGCTATGATTCAAAGAACTGATGTTATAGGCATTGATGTAGAAGATACTTATGAAGAGCTAGTAGAGACATTTCAAGATGGGCATTTTTCTAGAATGCCTATATATGAAGAGAGTATAGACGATATTATAGGTATTTTAAATGTCAAAGACTTAGCATTTGTAGATAAAGATAAAGATACATTTGATATAAGAAAATATATGAGAGACCCATATTATACATTTGAATTTAAGAAAATAACTGAACTATTTCAGGAAATGAGAGAAGAAAAGGTTCATATGGCTATAGTTTTAGATGAATACGGTGGAACAGCGGGTATTATAACTATAGAGGATTTGATAGAAGAAATAGTTGGAGATATAGAAGATGAGTATGATGAAGAAGATGATGAAATAAAGATAATAAATGAAGACGAATATATTATAGATGGAAGCACAAGAATTAATATAGTAAATGAGACTATAGGAACTAATATAGAATCAGAAGAATTTGAATCAATAGGTGGGGTTTTAATCGGTGAACTAGGAAGACTTCCAGAAGAAGGAGAGTCGGTTGAATTCGATAATATAAAATTTGTAGTTGAGAGTTTAGATAAAAATAGAATAAAAAGCATAAGACTTTTCACAAAATAA
- a CDS encoding RluA family pseudouridine synthase, producing the protein MLDKKNQRYNLISYQVQDEELKLKKVLLDKLNMSVRFINKMKKDRNILVNSKYQTLSYQTKIGDLIEVKIDEESNHFEPQDLDTQVLYEDFDIMMINKPPYMVVHPTKSHKDKTIANGIMFYLKDKKEDPRIRFVNRLDMNTSGLLIVAKNAYAHHLLSQDMNENKITKKYIAIVKGVIKEDFGTIDQPIYRETEDSIKRIVDERGQKSVSHFKVIERLEDATIVEVILETGRTHQIRVHLSHLGYGIIGDELYGYEDESLIKRQALHAYKLEFNQPRTKEKIDFKAEIPDDMKELINKLKGEK; encoded by the coding sequence TTGCTGGATAAAAAAAATCAAAGGTACAACTTGATATCATATCAAGTGCAAGATGAAGAGCTTAAATTAAAAAAAGTTTTGTTAGATAAATTGAATATGTCTGTTAGATTCATAAATAAGATGAAAAAAGATAGAAATATATTAGTTAATTCAAAATATCAAACTCTTTCTTATCAAACTAAAATAGGAGATTTAATAGAAGTAAAAATAGATGAGGAAAGTAATCATTTTGAGCCTCAAGACTTAGATACACAAGTACTGTATGAAGATTTTGATATTATGATGATAAATAAGCCTCCATATATGGTTGTACATCCAACAAAGAGCCATAAGGATAAAACTATTGCAAATGGAATTATGTTTTATTTAAAGGATAAAAAAGAAGATCCTAGAATAAGATTTGTAAATAGACTAGATATGAATACATCTGGTTTACTAATAGTTGCAAAAAATGCATATGCACATCATTTATTGTCTCAAGATATGAATGAAAATAAGATTACTAAAAAGTATATAGCAATAGTAAAAGGAGTTATAAAAGAAGACTTTGGAACTATAGATCAGCCTATATACAGAGAAACAGAGGATTCTATAAAAAGGATAGTGGATGAAAGAGGCCAAAAGTCAGTATCACATTTTAAGGTTATAGAAAGATTAGAAGATGCTACAATAGTAGAAGTTATACTTGAAACTGGAAGAACTCATCAAATAAGAGTACATTTAAGTCATCTAGGATATGGAATAATAGGGGATGAGCTTTATGGATATGAAGATGAAAGCTTAATAAAAAGACAAGCCCTTCATGCTTATAAATTAGAATTTAATCAACCTAGAACTAAGGAAAAAATTGATTTTAAGGCTGAGATTCCAGATGATATGAAAGAATTAATAAATAAGTTAAAGGGGGAGAAATAA
- the pepT gene encoding peptidase T has protein sequence MNNVVDRFIKYAKQDTKANPDCSSCPSSSIQMDFAKKLGEELKEIGLTDVSVDEKGYVMATLESNTDKEVETIGFISHMDTAPDMSGKNVKPKIVENYDGKDIVLSEDGKVVLSPTDSPEILNYVGKTLITTDGTTLLGADDKAGIAEIVTAMEYLINNPEIKHGKIRVGFTPDEEIGRGADEFDIEKFGARYAYTLDGGEIGELEYENFNAAGADITINGKNVHPGYAKNKMKNAVLISMELNGMLPKDEIPSKTDGYEGFYHLNDLNGSVEEVKMEYIIRDFDMDSFENRKKVMKSVVAKINEKYGENTAVLDMADQYYNMKEKVEPVKYIVDIVEEAMKETGITPMIKPIRGGTDGARLSFEGLPTPNIFTGGHNFHGKYEYIPTFAMEKAVDLIVKIIQKYEAKK, from the coding sequence ATGAATAATGTTGTTGATAGATTTATAAAATATGCTAAGCAGGATACAAAAGCGAACCCTGATTGTAGCTCTTGTCCTAGTTCAAGCATTCAAATGGATTTTGCAAAAAAATTAGGTGAAGAGTTAAAGGAAATTGGATTAACTGATGTAAGTGTTGATGAAAAAGGTTATGTAATGGCAACTCTTGAGTCTAATACAGATAAAGAAGTAGAAACTATAGGATTTATATCTCATATGGATACAGCTCCAGATATGAGTGGAAAAAATGTAAAACCAAAAATAGTTGAAAACTATGATGGAAAAGATATAGTATTAAGTGAAGATGGTAAGGTTGTATTGTCTCCAACTGATTCACCAGAAATTTTAAATTATGTAGGAAAGACACTTATAACAACAGATGGTACAACTTTATTAGGAGCTGATGATAAGGCTGGTATAGCTGAAATAGTTACAGCTATGGAATACTTAATAAATAACCCTGAAATAAAGCATGGTAAAATAAGAGTTGGGTTTACACCTGATGAAGAAATAGGTAGAGGCGCTGACGAATTTGATATTGAAAAGTTTGGAGCTAGATATGCATATACTCTAGATGGAGGAGAAATCGGAGAATTAGAGTATGAGAACTTTAATGCAGCGGGTGCTGATATCACAATAAATGGTAAAAATGTTCATCCTGGATATGCTAAGAACAAGATGAAAAATGCTGTTTTAATAAGTATGGAGCTTAATGGAATGCTTCCTAAGGATGAAATACCATCAAAGACTGATGGATATGAGGGATTCTATCATTTAAATGATTTAAATGGTAGTGTTGAAGAAGTTAAAATGGAATACATAATAAGAGATTTTGATATGGATAGTTTTGAAAATAGAAAAAAAGTTATGAAAAGTGTAGTAGCTAAAATAAACGAAAAATATGGTGAAAATACTGCTGTATTAGATATGGCAGATCAATACTATAATATGAAAGAAAAGGTAGAGCCTGTTAAATACATAGTTGATATAGTTGAGGAAGCTATGAAGGAAACTGGTATAACTCCTATGATAAAGCCTATAAGAGGAGGAACTGATGGTGCTAGACTTTCATTTGAAGGGCTTCCAACACCTAATATATTTACTGGGGGACATAATTTCCACGGAAAATACGAGTATATACCTACATTTGCTATGGAAAAAGCAGTAGATCTTATAGTTAAAATAATTCAAAAATATGAAGCAAAAAAATAA
- a CDS encoding homoserine O-succinyltransferase has protein sequence MPLSIPQNNSLCDILTSEGISLIDKSSFSKNIKSLKVLILNLMPAKLETEIQLLRVLGFSNNYIEVTFLTTKTYTSKNTSKEYLDMFYKTFDEIKDEPFDGMIITGAPVEHLDFEDIIYWDELKDIMDYSSKNIKSTFHICWGAQAGLYHHYGIKKYNLHKKIFGVFSHKSNNPYSKLLNGFDDEFFAPHSRYSYMKKNDFEGLDDLEILSESDEAGIYIVKSKNFKNIFVTGHSEYDSYTLYNEYKRDINKNIDTQIPKNYFLNDNPNNKPIVKWRGHSNLLFYNWIKILTSL, from the coding sequence ATGCCTCTTTCAATACCACAAAATAATTCTCTATGCGATATTTTAACTTCCGAAGGAATATCTTTAATAGATAAATCTAGTTTTAGTAAAAATATAAAATCACTAAAAGTACTAATTTTGAATTTAATGCCAGCAAAATTAGAAACTGAAATTCAGCTTCTTCGTGTCCTTGGGTTTAGCAATAACTATATAGAAGTAACATTTCTAACAACCAAAACATACACTTCTAAAAATACCTCTAAAGAGTATTTAGATATGTTTTATAAAACTTTTGATGAAATAAAAGATGAACCTTTTGATGGTATGATTATAACTGGAGCTCCAGTTGAACATTTGGATTTTGAAGATATTATATATTGGGATGAACTTAAAGATATAATGGATTATTCATCTAAAAATATAAAATCTACTTTTCATATATGTTGGGGAGCTCAAGCAGGACTTTACCATCATTATGGAATAAAAAAATACAATCTACACAAAAAGATTTTTGGTGTTTTTTCTCATAAATCAAATAATCCTTATTCAAAATTATTAAATGGATTCGATGATGAATTTTTCGCTCCACATTCAAGGTATTCCTATATGAAAAAAAATGATTTTGAAGGTTTAGATGATCTTGAAATACTATCTGAATCAGATGAAGCTGGAATATATATAGTAAAATCTAAAAATTTTAAAAACATATTCGTAACTGGTCATTCTGAGTATGACTCTTATACTTTATATAATGAATATAAAAGAGATATTAATAAGAATATAGATACACAAATTCCTAAAAACTATTTTTTAAATGATAACCCAAATAATAAACCTATTGTTAAATGGAGAGGTCACTCTAATTTATTATTTTATAATTGGATAAAAATATTGACTTCATTGTAA
- a CDS encoding homoserine dehydrogenase, translating into MISVAVLGNGVVGSGVCELINKNDNNIKLSKILVKNIDKHKNDKNHNIITDKIEDIFGKDIDIVVELIGGIHPAYEYIKKSLNNKKHVITANKDLISKYGEELLEIAYQNNVKLYFEASVGGGIPIIKNLKNYLASNEIKSIKGILNGTTNFILTKMDKEKTSYTNALKTAQELGFAEADPSSDIKGYDSARKLSILSTIAYEKKVNWENFKVEGIDDITETDIKKANELGGVIKLLGISNFEKGKIYASVRPVIVTKDSEFAKINNEYNSIIVEGDSVGRLTFTGKGAGKLPTATAVYSDIVDSIQNKENSFLFNYEKAFIENHSSEQCDWYIKINYKNSHKVLNELTEHFKNIDLEVNKKTNQILVIVKSEHEEYINAVSNKLLQSQDVKSLNSLMILNN; encoded by the coding sequence ATGATTTCAGTAGCTGTTTTAGGAAATGGAGTTGTGGGCTCTGGTGTTTGTGAGCTTATTAATAAAAATGATAATAATATAAAACTATCAAAAATTTTAGTTAAAAATATAGATAAACATAAAAATGATAAAAATCACAATATTATAACAGATAAAATTGAAGATATTTTTGGTAAAGATATAGATATAGTTGTAGAACTAATAGGCGGAATACACCCTGCTTATGAATATATAAAAAAATCTTTGAATAATAAAAAACACGTTATTACTGCAAATAAAGATCTAATTTCAAAGTATGGAGAAGAACTTTTAGAAATTGCTTATCAAAATAATGTAAAACTTTATTTTGAAGCAAGTGTTGGTGGAGGAATTCCTATAATTAAAAATCTTAAAAACTACTTAGCAAGTAATGAAATTAAAAGTATAAAAGGTATACTCAACGGAACAACAAATTTCATTTTAACAAAAATGGATAAAGAAAAAACCTCTTACACTAATGCTTTGAAAACAGCGCAAGAACTTGGATTTGCAGAAGCTGACCCTTCTTCTGATATCAAAGGATACGACAGTGCAAGAAAGCTTTCAATCCTTTCTACTATAGCTTATGAAAAAAAGGTCAATTGGGAAAATTTTAAAGTTGAAGGAATCGATGATATAACTGAAACAGACATAAAAAAAGCAAATGAACTAGGAGGAGTTATTAAGCTTTTAGGTATAAGTAACTTTGAAAAAGGTAAAATCTATGCAAGTGTTAGACCAGTTATAGTGACTAAAGATTCTGAGTTTGCAAAAATAAATAATGAATACAACTCTATAATAGTAGAAGGTGATAGTGTTGGAAGGCTTACATTCACTGGAAAAGGTGCTGGAAAACTTCCAACAGCTACGGCAGTGTACTCAGATATAGTAGATTCTATACAAAACAAAGAAAATTCTTTTTTATTTAACTATGAAAAAGCTTTTATTGAAAATCATTCTAGTGAACAATGTGATTGGTATATAAAAATCAACTATAAAAATTCACATAAGGTATTAAATGAATTAACTGAACACTTCAAAAATATAGATTTAGAAGTCAATAAAAAGACTAATCAAATTCTTGTAATTGTTAAATCTGAGCATGAGGAATATATAAATGCGGTATCAAACAAATTACTTCAATCGCAAGACGTTAAATCATTAAATTCTTTAATGATTTTGAATAATTAA
- a CDS encoding NAD(+)/NADH kinase, protein MKKIINITANLSVISQETAKTLKVKLESKGFEVTDRLTSKVDLIVCIGGDGSFLRTVHEYNFTSIPIIGINTGHLGFFQEIHPCEIDDFIDSYIKNDYYIQEINPIKSYIYTKNRCIESFAINEIVIKNNLSRTIHLNLSVNNNFIEKFSGDGIIVSTPTGSTAYNYSSGGSIVDPSLKLIQITPLSPINTNAYRSFTSSIILSQHSVVDITPEYRFENSVLIVHDGVEHKYSETTKIIIKSSDIKIKLLRFKNYEFWSKVSEKFL, encoded by the coding sequence ATGAAAAAAATTATAAATATAACTGCTAATTTATCTGTCATCTCTCAGGAAACTGCCAAAACATTAAAAGTAAAATTAGAATCTAAGGGGTTTGAGGTTACAGATAGGTTAACTTCAAAGGTAGACCTTATAGTATGTATAGGGGGAGATGGTTCTTTTTTAAGAACTGTTCACGAATATAACTTTACATCCATACCTATTATAGGTATAAATACAGGTCATCTAGGATTTTTCCAAGAAATACATCCATGTGAAATAGATGATTTTATAGATTCTTACATAAAAAATGATTACTATATACAAGAAATAAACCCTATAAAATCTTATATATATACAAAAAATAGATGTATTGAATCATTTGCAATAAATGAGATAGTAATAAAAAACAATCTATCAAGGACTATACACTTAAATTTAAGTGTAAATAATAATTTTATAGAAAAATTCAGCGGTGATGGTATAATAGTCTCAACACCAACAGGTTCTACTGCATATAATTATTCATCTGGTGGAAGTATTGTAGACCCTAGTTTGAAATTAATTCAAATAACGCCTCTATCTCCTATCAACACTAATGCTTATAGATCTTTTACATCTAGCATTATACTCTCTCAGCATTCTGTTGTTGATATAACCCCAGAGTATAGATTTGAAAATTCTGTTTTGATAGTACACGATGGTGTTGAACATAAATATAGCGAAACCACTAAAATTATAATTAAATCTTCTGATATTAAAATTAAACTACTTAGATTTAAAAATTATGAATTTTGGAGTAAGGTATCAGAAAAATTTTTATAA